One segment of Haloplanus natans DSM 17983 DNA contains the following:
- a CDS encoding potassium channel family protein: MAERDHIVVAGGGRVGRRVAEDFVNRGTDVTVVERDPNRIDATEVDERVTYLQGDATRPSMLREAIRDETDVIGALTGDQSTNLAVCMAAKQLYPDIETVARIQVEDGDEYTEFVDRVYFPERASIKAAVNALSGSDIRTLEGVTGDLELFDVRVDYDAPAAGEVVADALPEGSLVVSQTSGDVAVQHSTTLVAGRRYIVAADHEVVDEVLAQLRGSHDA; this comes from the coding sequence ATGGCCGAACGCGATCACATCGTCGTCGCCGGCGGCGGCCGCGTCGGGCGGCGGGTGGCGGAGGATTTCGTCAACCGCGGGACCGACGTGACCGTCGTCGAACGCGATCCGAACCGAATCGACGCCACCGAGGTGGACGAACGCGTCACCTACCTGCAAGGCGACGCCACGCGACCGTCGATGCTCAGGGAGGCGATACGGGACGAAACCGACGTGATCGGCGCGCTGACGGGTGACCAATCCACCAATCTCGCCGTCTGCATGGCGGCCAAGCAGCTCTACCCCGACATCGAAACCGTCGCCCGCATCCAGGTCGAGGACGGCGACGAGTACACCGAGTTCGTCGACCGAGTGTACTTCCCCGAACGAGCGAGCATCAAGGCGGCTGTCAACGCTCTCTCGGGCAGCGACATCCGGACGCTCGAGGGCGTGACCGGCGACCTCGAACTGTTCGACGTACGGGTCGACTACGACGCCCCCGCCGCGGGGGAAGTCGTCGCCGACGCCCTCCCCGAGGGCTCGCTCGTCGTCTCACAGACCAGCGGGGACGTGGCCGTCCAGCACTCGACGACGCTCGTCGCGGGGCGGCGCTACATCGTCGCCGCCGACCACGAAGTCGTCGACGAGGTGCTCGCGCAACTCCGCGGTAGCCACGATGCCTGA
- a CDS encoding FmdB family zinc ribbon protein, which yields MSLMDKVKELLAPDESETVLYDYECQDCEKTITSSDPPESATCRNCGSSNLEEVGKMYAGGGGGGAG from the coding sequence ATGAGCCTCATGGACAAGGTGAAGGAGCTACTGGCACCGGACGAGAGTGAGACGGTCCTGTACGACTACGAGTGTCAGGACTGTGAAAAAACGATCACGTCGAGCGATCCGCCCGAGAGCGCGACGTGTCGGAACTGTGGCTCGTCGAACCTGGAGGAAGTCGGAAAGATGTACGCCGGCGGCGGTGGCGGCGGTGCGGGGTAG
- the sucD gene encoding succinate--CoA ligase subunit alpha, whose protein sequence is MSVLVDEDTRVVVQGITGGEGNFHAEQMIEYGTNVVAGAVPGKGGQEVHGVPVYDTVHEAVRREDADASVVFVPPAFAADALFEALDTSLDLVVAITEGIPTQDMTTVNRRLRETDTYLVGPNCPGVITPGEAKLGILPGNIFSSGNVGLVSRSGTLTYQVVDNLTQRGIGQTTAIGIGGDPIIGTSFIDALELFEADPETEAVAMCGEIGGEDEEDAADFIATEMDTPVAGFIAGRTAPPGKRMGHAGAIVSGSGTGTAESKIEALNNAGVPVGDTPEEVADHIEGFL, encoded by the coding sequence ATGAGCGTACTCGTCGACGAGGATACCCGCGTCGTCGTCCAGGGCATCACCGGCGGCGAGGGCAACTTCCACGCCGAACAGATGATCGAGTACGGGACGAACGTCGTCGCCGGCGCGGTGCCGGGCAAAGGGGGTCAGGAGGTCCACGGCGTCCCCGTCTACGATACGGTCCACGAGGCGGTCCGCCGCGAGGACGCGGACGCCTCCGTCGTCTTCGTGCCGCCCGCGTTCGCCGCCGACGCCCTCTTCGAGGCGCTCGATACGTCGCTCGACCTCGTCGTCGCCATCACCGAGGGCATCCCGACCCAGGACATGACGACGGTGAACCGGCGGCTCCGGGAGACGGACACGTATCTCGTCGGACCGAACTGCCCCGGCGTCATCACGCCCGGCGAGGCGAAACTCGGCATCCTGCCGGGCAACATCTTCTCGTCGGGTAACGTGGGCCTCGTCTCCCGGTCGGGCACGCTCACCTACCAGGTGGTCGACAACCTGACCCAGCGTGGTATCGGGCAGACGACCGCCATCGGCATCGGCGGCGACCCCATCATCGGCACCTCCTTCATCGACGCTCTCGAACTCTTCGAAGCCGATCCGGAGACCGAAGCGGTCGCCATGTGCGGCGAAATCGGCGGCGAGGACGAGGAGGACGCGGCGGACTTCATCGCCACCGAGATGGACACGCCCGTCGCCGGCTTCATCGCCGGCCGGACCGCCCCGCCGGGCAAGCGCATGGGCCACGCCGGCGCCATCGTCTCCGGGAGCGGTACGGGCACGGCCGAAAGCAAGATCGAGGCGCTCAACAACGCGGGCGTCCCCGTCGGTGACACGCCCGAGGAAGTCGCCGACCACATCGAAGGCTTCCTGTAG
- a CDS encoding DMT family transporter has protein sequence MAADRRALVAFVVAGVLFGGTFVAAKAGLAYFPPLLFVALRFDVAAVALIAYAAVTTPRDQLLPSTWRDAAGILATGVLAIGLTNALLFVGQGYTSSAVAAIVFSLNPILTPVFAALLLADEQLSRRGVAGMALGFLGVALVVNPDPATLFDPGVGKAILLGGAITGAIGSVLIRWAGGSLSSTARTAWGLPFAAGLSHLLSWWTGESVDAVVWHPEAFLALAYVGLLAGAVAYIAYFGLLDTAGAIRANLVFYAVPVVAALGGWALLGELVSTLAVGGFVTIFAGFAVIGSESVDVRRRLRALRGRFPAVTDESDGSTTDAMDGPCGIEAD, from the coding sequence ATCGCGGCGGATCGCCGCGCGCTGGTCGCTTTCGTGGTCGCGGGAGTCCTCTTCGGCGGGACTTTCGTCGCCGCGAAGGCAGGCCTCGCCTACTTCCCGCCGCTCCTGTTCGTCGCGCTCCGTTTCGACGTGGCGGCGGTCGCCCTCATCGCCTACGCGGCCGTGACGACGCCGCGCGACCAACTCCTCCCCAGCACCTGGCGTGACGCCGCCGGGATTCTCGCCACAGGTGTCCTCGCTATTGGCCTGACGAACGCCCTCCTGTTCGTGGGGCAGGGGTACACCAGCAGTGCCGTCGCCGCCATCGTCTTCAGCCTCAACCCCATTCTGACGCCCGTCTTCGCCGCGCTCCTGTTGGCCGACGAACAGCTCTCCCGACGCGGCGTCGCGGGGATGGCCCTCGGGTTCCTCGGCGTCGCCCTCGTGGTCAACCCCGACCCTGCGACCCTGTTCGATCCCGGCGTCGGCAAGGCCATCCTGCTCGGCGGGGCGATCACCGGGGCGATCGGGAGCGTCCTCATCCGCTGGGCCGGCGGCTCCCTGTCGAGTACGGCCCGCACCGCGTGGGGGCTTCCCTTCGCGGCCGGACTCTCACACCTGCTCAGTTGGTGGACCGGCGAATCCGTCGACGCCGTCGTCTGGCACCCCGAGGCCTTTCTCGCGCTGGCCTACGTCGGTCTGCTGGCCGGTGCCGTCGCCTACATCGCCTACTTCGGCCTCCTCGACACCGCCGGCGCCATCCGCGCGAACCTCGTGTTCTACGCCGTCCCCGTCGTCGCCGCGCTGGGCGGGTGGGCGCTGCTCGGCGAACTCGTCTCCACGCTGGCCGTCGGCGGCTTCGTGACCATTTTCGCCGGCTTCGCGGTCATCGGGAGCGAGTCGGTCGACGTACGCAGACGCCTCCGTGCCCTTCGCGGCCGGTTCCCGGCCGTGACCGACGAGTCCGACGGCTCCACGACCGACGCGATGGACGGTCCCTGTGGCATCGAGGCCGACTGA
- a CDS encoding helix-turn-helix transcriptional regulator — protein MESALAEIEFLALSTNRVEVLRLLAEDRHTRTDLAVATGASQATLGRILRDFDDRSWIRRVDGAYVATATGELVADGFLDLLDIVETEVDLRPIVDYLPDAIDFDLRRLDDATITVPSGTRPNAPVGRVLGLLRGASSIRVFSHAFNEGSLDAIERRVTAGETTFEGVFSQHAIDAVADDEGLRRRLESLLDAPGATLRVRDGDIPLAVTVVDGTVHLLIRDTNGVLQASIDTDDPVVRDCARERFDGYWAEASALDSGDLG, from the coding sequence ATGGAGTCCGCACTGGCGGAAATCGAGTTCCTCGCGCTCTCGACGAACCGGGTAGAAGTGCTCCGGCTACTCGCCGAGGACCGCCACACGCGCACCGACCTCGCGGTGGCGACCGGCGCGTCGCAGGCGACGCTCGGACGGATTCTACGCGACTTCGACGACCGCTCGTGGATCAGACGGGTCGACGGCGCCTACGTCGCCACGGCGACCGGCGAACTCGTCGCCGACGGCTTCCTCGACCTGCTGGACATCGTGGAGACGGAGGTCGATCTCCGCCCAATCGTCGACTACCTCCCGGACGCCATCGACTTCGACCTGCGGCGGCTAGACGACGCGACCATCACCGTCCCGTCGGGGACGCGACCGAACGCGCCGGTCGGGCGCGTCCTCGGCCTCCTCCGGGGCGCGTCGTCGATCCGCGTGTTCTCACACGCCTTCAACGAAGGGAGCCTCGACGCCATCGAACGCCGCGTGACGGCCGGCGAGACGACGTTCGAGGGGGTTTTCTCCCAGCACGCCATCGACGCGGTGGCCGACGACGAGGGGTTGCGACGCCGCCTCGAATCCCTCCTCGACGCCCCGGGTGCGACCCTCCGGGTCCGGGACGGGGATATTCCGCTGGCGGTGACCGTCGTGGACGGGACGGTCCACCTCCTGATTCGGGACACCAACGGCGTCCTGCAGGCCTCCATCGACACCGACGATCCGGTCGTTCGCGACTGTGCTCGCGAGCGGTTCGATGGATACTGGGCGGAAGCGTCCGCGCTCGACTCCGGTGACCTCGGGTGA
- a CDS encoding pyridoxamine 5'-phosphate oxidase family protein, which translates to MDHVEYVYTVGMDAADIDDYLRSGSHGVLALADGDDAYAVPLSYHYDGERFLLRVSTHDDTGSEKRRYLDTTDTATFVCFAADSSWSIHVRGSVAPWDGTVDEATLNEWFPPFRLFDESVEDVEFTLYELDMGSVVGRRTAD; encoded by the coding sequence ATGGACCACGTCGAGTACGTCTACACGGTCGGGATGGACGCCGCCGACATCGACGATTACCTCCGTTCCGGCTCCCACGGCGTTCTCGCTCTCGCCGACGGCGACGACGCGTACGCCGTCCCGCTCAGCTACCACTACGACGGCGAGCGGTTCCTCCTCCGCGTGAGCACGCACGACGACACCGGCAGCGAGAAGCGACGCTACCTCGATACGACCGACACGGCCACGTTCGTCTGTTTCGCCGCCGACAGCTCCTGGAGCATCCACGTCCGCGGCTCGGTCGCGCCGTGGGACGGCACCGTCGACGAGGCGACCCTCAACGAGTGGTTCCCACCCTTCCGACTGTTCGACGAGTCGGTCGAAGATGTCGAGTTCACCCTGTACGAACTCGATATGGGGAGCGTCGTCGGCCGCCGGACCGCCGACTGA